In the genome of Plasmodium malariae genome assembly, contig: PmUG01_00_28, whole genome shotgun sequence, the window TAATTGTATGAGGTGTCTAGTATCACATCGAAAatttagtataatttatatattatctattcTGATCCTTAGACATAAGTAGTAAATACGTAAAAgcattaacaaaataattatggcAAAATTATAGctagtattaaaaataaataacaaaaataatataataaaatagaaacaTACTAACAGCactaataattatttgttttcttaattatataGTTTCGGAGAAACATAATAATACGgtgaattatttatattaatacatacaattttatttatattttttgatcttcattaaaataaaatgaaaaaatgcaGTATATTAACACTGTTTTTCTATAATGAATTGTATATTACATGATGCATctcatatgtatgtttatattgtTAGCAACTTAACTTTCTCTTTATATAGAAAACATGaaattgttcataaaaatatttacttaacttgtattaaatattaaagtaAGTTTAGGTAAATATCtggttattatatatttaacgttaattaatataaatagattataaaataaatagtaatgctttcattatttaatatttcatataaaaattattatgtaaaagataattttataatttcttttaattaggaaatattaatttaacaatatgcttttgtaaaatataacataataaatttttattttttttttcagataTATATTCAGAGCACACTGTAATATTACAGTCACCAtggaaaaatgttttaactcggtattattaattattttttaagatgcataattttaattataaactaCTTATACACTATAAAATTATAGCACAAATATCGTAAAAAGTATCCATAAattatacttaatatttcttttgaaTATAGTATCCAAATGTTCTTGCTTTTAGAGCGTTACAGTTGCTTACAAATGCCCAATTTAAAAACGTTGGTATTTATATTCTATCTCAAATCTCTTCtttaaaaagtgaaaataaaaaagaaaaatttagagAAAAATGCAAGAACCTGGCTAATTATCTAATTAATTCGAAAGATCCATATGGACATTATCAAGAATATATTTGGAAAGGAGCACTAAGAACTTGGTATAATAAGTACTTTACAGGGATAACTCAACATGGTGGATGTTTTATGATTTTTAacaatgaagaaaaaaatctTTTAGAATTAATTTATGATGCAGATGATTTTTGctcaaaaaagaaacaatatattgaaatactaagtatttataaaaaaaataatagtagcaTATATGACTGTAATAGTGATCAGAACTGTTTAAGTACATGTGGCGAATATAAAACGTGGTTTGAATATAGTAAGAAAAAACTTCAGGATAAAAGGAGTTTCATTGAAAAAAACtgcaaaaacaaaaaggcaCTATTGGAATTTCCAACAACCAAATGCAACATACTGAAACCTGAAACATTTAATCAAACTCCTGTATGCATATTTAACCCTCCAGCTATACCTGAAGATTCTCAGTCTAAATCAAAAAGTGTGGAATCAGaagaagataaaattaaGGGTCAAGCTCTATCTGCACCTGATAatcaaaaaaacaaagaagaTTCATCTACACATTCAGATAAGGATGAAGATAAAAACTCTCCACAATCTGAAGTTCTAAATAAGGAAACCAAAACAAGTCAAATTAGTCTTACAGAAAATGAAACATCACAACATCATTTACAGTCTGAATCTATAGGTACACAATCTCAAGATTCAATAAAACGCCATGATACTGATATTATGTCATTACCTCCTAATGTGTCAAATTCTGTCTCACTAACACCTTTCCCCACACACCCTATAATTCAAAGTAATGctactaataatttttttatattttaaataattaaactaaataatatatatatttataaaattattataggTCCCACAGCAAATTCacataagatatatatatcacatattttaataagttttttagtaattataatattttccatttttatgaaagtaaaattaaatttaattattaaaagtataataaacatttgattattataataatttatactataaatgatttattattacattaaagCACGTATTAATAGgtcttttcaaaaaaaaaaagaagataaaaaaaaaacaaacaaaatttCTAAAGATTCTACTACCTCCATGGTCTGACGGAAAAAACATGTTTTTAACAGATGGCCCTTTTAGAGGATCAATATTTGATGATGAtgaaatcataaaaaaaatagaaatacatgaagaacacaaaataaaaaatgtaaacacgacaaatataaaaaagaaaagttcAAAAACTATAATAGAAGTACATATGCAAGTACtcaatgaatataaaaaggatGAATGGGAATCAACTAAAGTACaattattagaaatatgCATAGAAGAGATCATGAAAGAGcattatagaatatataataatataacaaataatgaACATATAGAGAATATAAGTAGTAGCAAtgagaatgaaaaaaacaaaatactaTGGAATAAGTGGAGCAAAGCGCATAGAAGTCTTTCTGAAAATCTTAAAAAAGCATATTggtttataaatttaaaaaatgaatggaaaaaagaaaaatcttccttaaaaaaaactgaagaatttaataagaatcataaaaaagaaattcaaAAACTTCCATTTATAGAAAGAGAGAAAGAGTTATGGAAACGGtggatatcaaaaaaaattattattatagaaCAATATATTGAACAGGACTTGTCTGAGGAAATAACAGAGGAATTACAAAATATGTCTTGtgaatatgaaaatgaagGAACTCACGAATATAAAACTTTGATAAATACAAGAGAAGTGGAGAACAAAGTAGGttataaagaattatataaatatataaagaaaaaattactaaCAAAATTTTGCATACTCGTACTTATGCTAATATTAGATGAATGCCAAAAAGAGGAACATATGGAATATAAGGAATCTTATTTGGATAATTCCATAAATGAATGGAAAAAGGatgaaataacaaaaaatataactgaTATGAGCGCAGACGCTTCggaaaataaggaaaacaGCGGTGATAAAGTAAATAcgaaaaatatggaaaatattaGTTATATATGGAAGGATAATTTTAGAAAAGAGTTAAAATATTGGACTACAGAAGAtgatacatatgtaaattcCATGAATAGTGATAATTACATAAGCAAATACTATtgaataatagaaaaatgaaatatataaattcataatatgcatctaaaatatatttccataatatttatctataaTAAGATGACTTTTatgaaatacattttatacattGTTTTGATATCGTAAGGAAACCCTGGAAAGTAGAAGGTAAAGTAATAGATAATAtaagagaaaaaacaaagatgatatatattgtttaaaatgagggtatataaaatatatttcatttatatatacatttttttattcgtaCTAGAATACACATAAGAATCTTATATCAATACTTgattcaataaaaatattaagatttatgtatatatatatatatataataaaaaaaaaaattaatattaatatattccgaaaatattatacttataagaaaatattaaaattttgaaaaataaataaaaaaaaaaaataattcaaaaatactattttgtaattaataTACCATCACCATCacttaaatttatataattctattttattccattcgtgattaatatatagttattttCACACTCAAAAAGGTACTTGGTTGTTTCCTTTAAACATTCCCTTTTTTATCCATgtcaattttaaataatataaaaaatttgtgaatgaaaaaacatatactttaaaacatatgaaagcataataaaaatatatatataatttatataattcattatatcataaaaaaatataaattatgtacataataacaTGTACTAAGCTGT includes:
- the PmUG01_00054800 gene encoding STP1 protein, which encodes MEKCFNSYPNVLAFRALQLLTNAQFKNVGIYILSQISSLKSENKKEKFREKCKNLANYLINSKDPYGHYQEYIWKGALRTWYNKYFTGITQHGGCFMIFNNEEKNLLELIYDADDFCSKKKQYIEILSIYKKNNSSIYDCNSDQNCLSTCGEYKTWFEYSKKKLQDKRSFIEKNCKNKKALLEFPTTKCNILKPETFNQTPVCIFNPPAIPEDSQSKSKSVESEEDKIKGQALSAPDNQKNKEDSSTHSDKDEDKNSPQSEVLNKETKTSQISLTENETSQHHLQSESIGTQSQDSIKRHDTDIMSLPPNVSNSVSLTPFPTHPIIQNGPFRGSIFDDDEIIKKIEIHEEHKIKNVNTTNIKKKSSKTIIEVHMQVLNEYKKDEWESTKVQLLEICIEEIMKEHYRIYNNITNNEHIENISSSNENEKNKILWNKWSKAHRSLSENLKKAYWFINLKNEWKKEKSSLKKTEEFNKNHKKEIQKLPFIEREKELWKRWISKKIIIIEQYIEQDLSEEITEELQNMSCEYENEGTHEYKTLINTREVENKVGYKELYKYIKKKLLTKFCILVLMLILDECQKEEHMEYKESYLDNSINEWKKDEITKNITDMSADASENKENSGDKVNTKNMENISYIWKDNFRKELKYWTTEDDTYVNSMNSDNYISKYY